Proteins from one Falco naumanni isolate bFalNau1 chromosome 2, bFalNau1.pat, whole genome shotgun sequence genomic window:
- the TEX30 gene encoding testis-expressed protein 30, protein MSGQAEVKVKIPFGNKYLDAIFSVPENKPTYGVILTHGAGGDMNFPHLVTLAACLASHGVLCLRFTCKGLNIAYRAKAFKTVVEYLKLYDDYKLSGVFLAGRSMGSRAAASVIRQLSQDDDDDDFIQGLVCLSYPLHRPKLQSKLRDEDLLFIRCPVLFISGSADEMCEKQLLEDVASKMKAPKKIHWVDKANHGMVVKGRTTDDVMEEINAQVFSWLRDNIKLQHK, encoded by the exons ATGAGCGGGCAGGCAGAG GTTAAGGTGAAAATACCTTTTGGAAACAAATACCTTGATGCTATCTTTTCTGTCCCAGAGAACAAACCAACGTATGGAGTGATTCTTACCCATGGAGCTGGAGGAGATATGAATTTCCCTCACTTAGTGACTTTGGCAGCCTGTCTTGCATCCCATGGAGTTCTATGCCTGCGGTTCACTTGTAAAGGCCTTAATATTGCTTACAGGGCTAAGGCCTTCAAAACCGTTGTG GAATACTTGAAGCTTTATGACGATTATAAACTTTCGGGTGTCTTCCTTGCAG GCCGTTCCATGGGCTCAcgagctgctgcctctgtgaTACGTCAGCTTAGCcaggatgatgatgatgatgacttCATTCAAGGTCTAGTATGCTTATCTTACCCATTGCATCGACCAAAACTTCAGTCCAAGCTCCGGGATgaagatttattatttatcaGGTGTCCAGTGCTGTTTATCTCAGGATCAGCAGATGAGATGTGTGAAAAA CAATTGCTAGAAGATGTGGCAAGCAAAATGAAAGCCCCTAAAAAAATCCATTGGGTTGATAAAGCAAACCATGGGATGGTAGTCAAAGGACGAACAACAGACGATGTCATGGAAGAAATAAATGCCCAAGTTTTTTCTTGGCTTAGAGATAATATCAAACTACAGCACAAATAA
- the POGLUT2 gene encoding protein O-glucosyltransferase 2 isoform X2, whose translation MYASYKNLKIEVKAGDKHVAKSPYILKGPVYHENCDCPQEESSAWLEEMNCPQSIPQIQRDLANFPIVDPDKIAKEIPQRFGQRQSLCHYTIKDNKVYIKTYGEHVGFRIFMDAILLSLTRKVKMPDVEFFVNLGDWPLEKKKSLQNLHPIFSWCGSSESKDIVMPTYDLTDSVLETMGRVSLDMMSVQANTGPSWEEKNTTAFWRGRDSRKERLELVKLSRKYPEIIDAAFTNFFFFKHDESIYGPIVKHISFFDFFKYKYQINIDGTVAAYRLPYLLAGNSVVLKQDSIYYEHFYNELQPWKHYIPFKSDLSDLLEKLQWAKEHDEEAKNIAKSGQEFARNNLMGDHIFCYYFKLFQEYASLQASEPKIRDGMEKVQQPDDDLFPCTCHRGKAKDEL comes from the exons ATGTATGCAAGCTACAAAAACCTGAAGATAGAAGTCAAAGCTGGAGATAAACACGTCGCAAAGTCtccatatattttaaaag GACCTGTTTACCATGAAAACTGTGACTGCCCTCAGGAGGAGAGCAGTGCATGGCTGGAAGAGATGAACTGCCCTCAAAGCATTCCACAGATTCAAAGAGACCTAGCAAATTTTCCCATTGTTGATCCAGATAAGATTGCAAAAGAAATTCCACAGAGGTTCGGACAAAGACAGAGTTTGTGCCATTACACCATCAAAGATAACAAG gtttataTAAAGACATATGGGGAACATGTTGGCTTCAGAATTTTCATGGATGCCATACTGCTTTCTTTGACAAGAAAA GTGAAAATGCCCGATGTAGAATTTTTCGTTAATTTGGGAGACTGGcctctggagaaaaagaaatccctgCAGAACCTGCACCCCATTTTCTCATGGTGTGGGTCCAGTGAGTCTAAAGACATTGTCATGCCAACATATGACTTAACAGACTCAGTTTTGGAGACTATGGGACG agTCAGTCTAGATATGATGTCAGTTCAAGCAAATACTGGCCCATCATGGGAAGAGAAGAATACCACAGCATTCTGGAGAGGACGTGACAGTCGCAAAGAAAGGCTTGAACTTGTAAAACTCAGCAGAAAATATCCAGAGATCATAGATGCTGCtttcacaaacttttttttttttaaacatgacgAAAGCATCTATGGCCCCATTGTTaagcacatttcattttttgatttttttaag tataAATATCAAATTAATATTGATGGCACAGTGGCAGCATACAGATTGCCTTATCTACTAGCAGGAAACAGCGTGGTGCTAAAGCAAGACTCCATCTACTATGAGCATTTTTATAATGAGCTGCAGCCGTGGAAACATTATATTCCATTTAAAAGTGACCTGAGTGATCTACTCGAAAAACTACAGTGGGCAAAAGAGCATGATGAAGAG gcaaaaaatattgcaaaatccGGACAAGAATTTGCAAGAAACAATCTCATGGGAGACCACATTTTTTGTTACTATTTCAAACTTTTCCAG gAATATGCCAGCTTGCAAGCGAGTGAGCCAAAAATCAGAGATGGGATGGAGAAAGTGCAGCAGCCTGATGATGACCTTTTTCCATGTACTTGCCACAGAGGAAAG GCCAAAGATGAACTCTGA
- the POGLUT2 gene encoding protein O-glucosyltransferase 2 isoform X1: MRGLWPLCVALGAVAAGAAAGGGGRLSPERSAVWGPGLRAEAALPARYFYVQAVDTNGQRFISSPGENAFQVKITAPDEQFTRVGVQVLDRKDGSFLVRYRMYASYKNLKIEVKAGDKHVAKSPYILKGPVYHENCDCPQEESSAWLEEMNCPQSIPQIQRDLANFPIVDPDKIAKEIPQRFGQRQSLCHYTIKDNKVYIKTYGEHVGFRIFMDAILLSLTRKVKMPDVEFFVNLGDWPLEKKKSLQNLHPIFSWCGSSESKDIVMPTYDLTDSVLETMGRVSLDMMSVQANTGPSWEEKNTTAFWRGRDSRKERLELVKLSRKYPEIIDAAFTNFFFFKHDESIYGPIVKHISFFDFFKYKYQINIDGTVAAYRLPYLLAGNSVVLKQDSIYYEHFYNELQPWKHYIPFKSDLSDLLEKLQWAKEHDEEAKNIAKSGQEFARNNLMGDHIFCYYFKLFQEYASLQASEPKIRDGMEKVQQPDDDLFPCTCHRGKAKDEL, from the exons ATGCGGGGCCTGTGGCCGCTCTGCGTGGCCCTGGGAGCCGTTGCGGCGGGCGCcgccgcgggcgggggcggccggctGAGCCCCGAGCGCAGCGCGGTATGGGGGCCCGGGCTACGGGCCGAGGCAGCCCTCCCCGCCCGCTATTTTTACGTGCAGGCCGTGGACACCAACGGGCAGAG GTTCATTTCATCGCCAGGTGAAAATGCATTCCAGGTGAAGATCACTGCTCCTGATGAACAGTTCACTCGGGTTGGTGTGCAAGTATTAGACCGGAAAGATGGTTCCTTCCTTGTGAGGTACAGAATGTATGCAAGCTACAAAAACCTGAAGATAGAAGTCAAAGCTGGAGATAAACACGTCGCAAAGTCtccatatattttaaaag GACCTGTTTACCATGAAAACTGTGACTGCCCTCAGGAGGAGAGCAGTGCATGGCTGGAAGAGATGAACTGCCCTCAAAGCATTCCACAGATTCAAAGAGACCTAGCAAATTTTCCCATTGTTGATCCAGATAAGATTGCAAAAGAAATTCCACAGAGGTTCGGACAAAGACAGAGTTTGTGCCATTACACCATCAAAGATAACAAG gtttataTAAAGACATATGGGGAACATGTTGGCTTCAGAATTTTCATGGATGCCATACTGCTTTCTTTGACAAGAAAA GTGAAAATGCCCGATGTAGAATTTTTCGTTAATTTGGGAGACTGGcctctggagaaaaagaaatccctgCAGAACCTGCACCCCATTTTCTCATGGTGTGGGTCCAGTGAGTCTAAAGACATTGTCATGCCAACATATGACTTAACAGACTCAGTTTTGGAGACTATGGGACG agTCAGTCTAGATATGATGTCAGTTCAAGCAAATACTGGCCCATCATGGGAAGAGAAGAATACCACAGCATTCTGGAGAGGACGTGACAGTCGCAAAGAAAGGCTTGAACTTGTAAAACTCAGCAGAAAATATCCAGAGATCATAGATGCTGCtttcacaaacttttttttttttaaacatgacgAAAGCATCTATGGCCCCATTGTTaagcacatttcattttttgatttttttaag tataAATATCAAATTAATATTGATGGCACAGTGGCAGCATACAGATTGCCTTATCTACTAGCAGGAAACAGCGTGGTGCTAAAGCAAGACTCCATCTACTATGAGCATTTTTATAATGAGCTGCAGCCGTGGAAACATTATATTCCATTTAAAAGTGACCTGAGTGATCTACTCGAAAAACTACAGTGGGCAAAAGAGCATGATGAAGAG gcaaaaaatattgcaaaatccGGACAAGAATTTGCAAGAAACAATCTCATGGGAGACCACATTTTTTGTTACTATTTCAAACTTTTCCAG gAATATGCCAGCTTGCAAGCGAGTGAGCCAAAAATCAGAGATGGGATGGAGAAAGTGCAGCAGCCTGATGATGACCTTTTTCCATGTACTTGCCACAGAGGAAAG GCCAAAGATGAACTCTGA